In Streptomyces chartreusis, the following proteins share a genomic window:
- a CDS encoding LutC/YkgG family protein, giving the protein MSSRERILGRVRRALADVPREEAPYEEAVPRDYLREHGDRSVAQTVDLLAENLADYRAIVHRCTPADLAPTIAGMLAARGAKTVLVPPGLDTGWLAAADAERIADRPESTPHELDEVDSVVTACAVAVAETGTIVLDGSPDQGRRRITLVPDHHICVVRVPEQVVSSVPQALERLDPVRPLTWISGPSATSDIELDRVEGVHGPRTLEVVLVGEDQSSADVTA; this is encoded by the coding sequence GTGAGCAGCAGGGAACGGATCCTGGGCCGGGTGCGGCGCGCGCTCGCGGACGTACCGCGCGAGGAAGCGCCGTACGAAGAGGCGGTGCCGCGCGACTATCTGCGCGAGCACGGGGACCGGAGCGTCGCGCAGACCGTCGATCTGCTGGCCGAGAACCTCGCGGACTACCGGGCGATCGTGCACCGGTGCACGCCCGCCGACCTGGCGCCGACGATCGCGGGGATGCTCGCGGCGCGCGGGGCGAAGACCGTGCTCGTGCCGCCCGGCCTGGACACCGGCTGGCTGGCGGCGGCCGACGCCGAGCGGATCGCGGACCGGCCGGAGAGCACCCCGCACGAACTGGACGAGGTCGACAGCGTCGTCACGGCGTGTGCCGTGGCGGTGGCCGAGACCGGCACCATCGTGCTGGACGGCTCCCCCGACCAGGGACGGCGCCGCATCACGCTCGTCCCGGACCACCACATCTGTGTCGTACGGGTTCCGGAGCAGGTCGTGTCGTCGGTGCCGCAGGCTCTCGAACGCCTCGACCCGGTACGCCCGTTGACGTGGATCTCCGGTCCGTCGGCGACCAGCGACATCGAGCTGGACCGGGTCGAGGGGGTGCACGGCCCGCGCACCCTGGAGGTCGTGCTGGTGGGCGAGGATCAGTCGAGCGCGGACGTCACCGCATAG
- a CDS encoding LutB/LldF family L-lactate oxidation iron-sulfur protein, giving the protein MSGTYLGMPAFPKAAHEAVHDATLRGNLRHATHTIRAKRAKAVAEVSDWTELREAGKRIKDHTLRHLDRYLVQLEESVTAAGGTVHWAADADEANRIVADLVKATGESEVVKVKSMATQEIGLNEALLEEGIHAYETDLAELIVQLGKDRPSHILVPAIHRNRGEIRDIFEREMSEWGRPAPEGLTDTPAELAEAARLHLREKFLRAKVGISGANFMVAETGTLLVVESEGNGRMCLTLPETLISVVGIEKIVPTWQDLEVFLQTLPRSSTAERMNPYTTMWTGTTDGDGPSTFHLVLLDNGRTDTLADEVGRQALRCIRCSACLNVCPVYERAGGHAYGSVYPGPIGAILSPQLRGVTSEIDASLPYASSLCGACYEVCPVAIDIPEVLVHLRERVVAGGEVTSKGNKVVLKPAKGHAAERAAMRAARWAFGRPGALRTGQRLASRTRRLHPRSLPGPGRAWSGTRDLPAVPAEPFRDWWQRTRGGKDGAK; this is encoded by the coding sequence ATGAGCGGGACGTATCTGGGAATGCCGGCTTTTCCGAAGGCGGCGCACGAGGCCGTGCACGACGCGACGCTGCGGGGCAATCTGCGTCACGCCACGCACACCATCCGCGCCAAGCGGGCGAAGGCCGTCGCGGAGGTCTCCGACTGGACGGAGTTGCGCGAGGCGGGCAAGCGGATCAAGGATCATACGCTGCGTCACCTCGACCGGTATCTGGTTCAGTTGGAGGAGTCGGTCACGGCGGCCGGTGGCACCGTCCACTGGGCCGCCGACGCCGACGAGGCGAACCGGATCGTGGCGGATCTCGTCAAGGCGACCGGGGAGTCGGAGGTCGTCAAAGTCAAGTCGATGGCCACGCAGGAGATCGGGCTGAACGAGGCGCTTCTCGAAGAGGGCATCCACGCCTACGAGACCGATCTCGCCGAGCTGATCGTGCAGTTGGGCAAGGACCGCCCCTCGCACATCCTGGTGCCGGCGATCCATCGCAACCGGGGCGAGATCCGCGACATCTTCGAGCGTGAGATGAGCGAGTGGGGGCGCCCCGCGCCCGAGGGCCTCACCGACACGCCCGCCGAGCTCGCCGAGGCCGCGCGCCTGCACCTGCGGGAGAAGTTCCTGCGCGCCAAGGTCGGCATCTCCGGCGCCAACTTCATGGTCGCCGAGACCGGCACCCTGCTGGTCGTGGAGTCCGAGGGCAACGGGCGGATGTGCCTGACCCTGCCGGAGACACTGATCTCGGTCGTCGGCATCGAGAAGATCGTGCCCACGTGGCAGGACCTGGAGGTGTTCCTGCAGACCCTCCCCCGCTCCTCCACCGCCGAGCGCATGAACCCGTACACCACCATGTGGACCGGTACGACGGACGGCGACGGGCCGAGCACCTTCCATCTGGTGCTCCTCGACAACGGCCGCACCGACACGCTCGCCGACGAGGTCGGCCGCCAGGCCCTGCGCTGCATCCGCTGCTCGGCCTGTCTCAATGTGTGCCCGGTGTACGAGCGGGCCGGCGGGCACGCCTACGGCTCGGTCTATCCGGGCCCGATCGGCGCCATCCTCAGCCCGCAACTGCGGGGCGTGACCAGCGAGATCGACGCCTCGCTGCCGTACGCGTCGTCGCTGTGCGGCGCCTGCTACGAGGTGTGCCCGGTCGCCATCGACATCCCCGAGGTGCTGGTGCATCTGCGGGAGCGGGTCGTGGCGGGCGGCGAGGTGACGTCCAAGGGCAACAAGGTGGTGCTGAAGCCGGCCAAGGGGCATGCCGCCGAGCGGGCCGCGATGCGGGCGGCACGCTGGGCGTTCGGCCGCCCGGGCGCCCTGCGCACCGGCCAGCGGCTCGCCTCGCGCACCCGACGGCTGCATCCGCGCTCACTGCCCGGACCGGGCAGGGCGTGGAGCGGGACGCGGGATCTTCCGGCGGTGCCCGCGGAGCCGTTCCGGGACTGGTGGCAGCGCACGCGGGGCGGAAAGGACGGGGCCAAGTGA
- a CDS encoding (Fe-S)-binding protein — MRVALFLTCVNDTLYPDTGRAVVKLLTRLGVEVDFPMAQTCCGQAHYNTGYRHEAEPLARHFSDVFGEYDAIVTPSGSCGAMVRELYPRMGERARAEGRGDTLAATLAPVVPKTYELTEFLVDVLEVTDVGAYYPHRVTYHPTCHGLRGLGLGDRPRRLLQAVRGLELAELPGAEECCGFGGTFALKNSDVSAAMGADKVRNAESTGAEVLCAADNSCLMHIGGTMARLRTGMRPVHIAEILASTEEEPAV; from the coding sequence ATGCGTGTCGCCCTGTTCCTGACCTGCGTCAACGACACGCTCTATCCGGACACCGGTCGCGCGGTGGTGAAACTGCTGACCAGGCTTGGCGTCGAGGTCGACTTCCCGATGGCGCAGACCTGCTGCGGGCAGGCGCACTACAACACCGGATACCGACACGAGGCCGAGCCGCTCGCCCGGCATTTCTCCGATGTCTTCGGGGAGTACGACGCGATCGTCACCCCGTCGGGGTCGTGCGGCGCGATGGTGCGGGAGCTGTATCCGCGGATGGGTGAGCGGGCCCGGGCCGAGGGACGCGGGGACACGCTCGCGGCGACACTGGCGCCGGTGGTGCCGAAGACGTACGAGCTGACGGAGTTCCTGGTGGACGTCCTGGAGGTGACGGACGTGGGCGCCTACTACCCGCACCGGGTGACGTACCACCCGACCTGTCACGGGCTGCGCGGGCTCGGGCTCGGGGACCGGCCCCGGCGGCTGCTCCAGGCCGTGCGGGGGCTGGAGTTGGCGGAGTTGCCGGGGGCCGAGGAGTGCTGCGGCTTCGGCGGCACCTTCGCCCTGAAGAACTCCGATGTCTCGGCGGCGATGGGCGCGGACAAGGTGCGCAACGCCGAGTCGACGGGCGCCGAGGTGCTGTGCGCGGCGGACAACTCCTGTCTGATGCACATCGGCGGGACCATGGCCCGGCTGCGGACGGGCATGCGGCCGGTGCACATCGCGGAGATCCTGGCGAGCACGGAGGAGGAACCGGCCGTATGA